From Xiphophorus maculatus strain JP 163 A chromosome 12, X_maculatus-5.0-male, whole genome shotgun sequence, the proteins below share one genomic window:
- the LOC102222182 gene encoding derlin-3-like yields the protein MALSLTQEYFQIPLVTRTYTTACVLTTAAVQLQVISPFQLYFNPELIITRYQIWRLITSFFFFGSLGFGFLFNIIFLYRYCRMLEEDCFRGRTADFVFMFLFGGILITLLGLFANIFFLGQAFITMLVYVWSKRNPLIRMNFFCLLTFRAPLLPWVLMGCSLLLGNPVTADVLGIGVGHLYYFLEDVFPNQPGGRKLLTTPDLLRVMFDPPEGPDRRFLQEEQQEGGDLQHNEEQGS from the exons atgGCTCTCAGCCTCACTCAGGAGTATTTCCAGATCCCTCTGGTGACCCGGACGTACACGACGGCCTGCGTCCTCACCACCGCTGCCGTG CAACTTCAAGTCATCTCCCCGTTTCAGCTGTACTTCAACCCAGAACTCATCATCACTAGATACCAG ataTGGCGTCTGATCaccagcttcttcttctttggttcTCTTGGATTTGGTTTTTTGTTCAACATCATTTTCCT CTATCGGTACTGCCGTATGCTGGAGGAAGACTGTTTCCGAGGAAGAACggctgattttgttttcatgttccTGTTCGGAGGAATCCTCATAACT CTGCTGGGTCTGTTTGCAAACATCTTCTTCCTCGGCCAGGCCTTCATCACCATGCTGGTGTACGTCTGGAGTAAAAGAAACCCACTGATACGCATGAACTTCTTCTGCCTCCTCACCTTCCGGGCGCCGCTTCTGCCCTGGGTGCTGATGGGATGTTCGCTGCTGCTCGGAAACCCCGTCACCGCCGACGTCCTGG GTATCGGCGTTGGACACCTGTATTACTTCTTAGAGGACGTGTTTCCGAACCAGCCAGGAGGAAGAAAGCTGCTGACGACACCAGATCTGCT ACGGGTCATGTTTGACCCACCTGAGGGACCTGACCGCCGCTTCCTGCAGGAGGAACAACAGGAAGGAGGAGATCTGCAGCACAACGAGGAGCAAGGCAGCTAA
- the LOC102236844 gene encoding SWI/SNF-related matrix-associated actin-dependent regulator of chromatin subfamily B member 1: MALSKTFGQKPVKFQLEEDGEFYMIGSEVGNYLRMFRGSLYKRYPSLWRKLATVEERKKIVESSHDHGYTQLATSVTLLKASEVEEILEGNDEKYKAVSISTEPPTYLREQKAKRNNQWVPTLPNSSHHLDAVPCSTTINRSRLGRDKKRTFPLCFDDHDPAVIHENATQPEVLVPIRLDMEIEGQKLRDAFTWNMNEKLMTPEMFAEILCDDLDLNPLAFVPAIASAIRQQIESYPTDSLLEDQTDQRVIIKLNIHVGNISLVDQFEWDMSERENSPEKFALKLCSELGLGGEFVTTIAYSIRGQLSWHQRTYAFSENPLPTVEIAIRNTGEADQWCPLLETLTDAEMEKKIRDQDRNTRRMRRLANTW, encoded by the exons ATGGCGCTTAGCAAAACGTTTGGGCAAAAACCGGTGAAATTTCAGCTGGAAGAGGATGGAGAATTTTACATGATCGGTTCTGAG GTGGGGAACTACCTGCGCATGTTCAGAGGCTCCCTATATAAGCGATACCCGTCGTTATGGAGAAAACTGGCAACAGTGGAAGAACGGAAGAAAATTGTAGAGTCTTCACACG ATCACGGCTACACTCAGCTGGCCACCAGCGTTACGCTCCTGAAGGCCTCGGAGGTCGAGGAGATCCTCGAAGGGAACGATGAAAAATACAAAGCTGTGTCTATCAGCACTGAGCCGCCCACCTAcctcag GGAACAGAAGGCAAAGAGGAACAACCAGTGGGTTCCCACGCTGCCCAACAGTTCCCACCACCTGGACGCTGTTCCCTGCTCCACCACCATCAACCGCAGCCGGCTGGGCCGGGACAAGAAGAGGACCTTCCCCCTGTG CTTCGACGACCACGACCCGGCAGTGATCCATGAAAACGCCACACAGCCTGAGGTTCTTGTCCCGATCCGTCTTGACATGGAGATCGAGGGTCAGAAACTGAGAGACGCTTTCACCTGGAACATGAACG aaaaGCTCATGACACCTGAGATGTTTGCGGAGATCTTGTGTGACGACCTGGATCTGAACCCCCTGGCCTTCGTCCCCGCCATCGCCTCAGCCATCCGGCAGCAGATCGAGTCCTACCCGACAGACAGCCTCCTGGAGGACCAGACGGACCAAAGGGTGATCATCAAG CTGAACATCCACGTGGGGAACATTTCGCTGGTGGACCAGTTTGAGTGGGACATGTCGGAGAGAGAAAACTCTCCGGAGAAGTTTGCCCTGAAGCTCTGCTCGGAGCTCGGCCTGGGCGGAGAGTTCGTCACCACCATCGCCTACAGCATCCGAGGTCAGCTGAGCTGGCACCAGAGGACATACGCCTTCAG TGAGAACCCGCTTCCTACGGTGGAGATCGCCATCAGAAACACGGGCGAGGCAGACCAGtggtgccccctgctggagaCCCTGACAGACGCAGAGATGGAGAAGAAGATCAGAGACCAGGACAGAAACACCAG ACGAATGAGGCGTCTGGCGAACACGTGGTAG